Proteins encoded within one genomic window of Schaalia sp. HMT-172:
- a CDS encoding phage holin family protein, with the protein MTQSIPQPGQYPPPAAPEQAAPGARHTPQHAAPAPEARPTIGTLIASVTGQLSGILRDEIELNKSKARSFAKKSGKGAGLLATAAVFALFLLGWSLHTVEVLLALVLPAWAASLIVVGILLVIVLVLALAGKSSLQSAQKHRPDPAASVAATKEAIEKGLGK; encoded by the coding sequence ATGACCCAGTCGATCCCCCAGCCCGGGCAGTACCCTCCGCCCGCCGCACCCGAGCAGGCCGCGCCCGGCGCGCGCCACACTCCGCAGCACGCGGCGCCCGCCCCCGAGGCGCGCCCCACCATCGGCACCCTTATCGCGTCCGTCACCGGCCAGCTGTCGGGCATCCTGCGCGACGAGATCGAGCTCAACAAGTCGAAGGCCCGCTCCTTCGCGAAGAAGAGCGGTAAGGGCGCGGGCCTCCTCGCGACGGCCGCCGTGTTCGCCCTGTTCCTCCTGGGCTGGTCGCTCCACACGGTCGAGGTCCTCCTCGCCCTGGTGCTCCCCGCGTGGGCCGCGTCGCTGATCGTCGTTGGCATCCTCCTCGTGATCGTGCTTGTGCTGGCGCTCGCCGGCAAGAGCTCCCTCCAGAGCGCGCAGAAGCACCGCCCGGACCCGGCCGCCTCCGTCGCCGCCACCAAGGAAGCCATCGAGAAGGGACTGGGCAAGTGA
- a CDS encoding DUF3618 domain-containing protein, with translation MSNSVDPRNVTVGDSAAAKPSGPRTEEQIAADLERQRAELAATIDELYKRVQPAALAQEAKDEATARFAAIKESASLALQDAAGGNTDALKKVGIVALSTVGALTVIVLLATRKSRRARRQARRIGREAAAQTLAALAAADQATEA, from the coding sequence GTGAGCAACTCTGTCGACCCGCGCAACGTGACCGTCGGCGATTCCGCCGCCGCCAAGCCCTCCGGCCCGCGCACCGAAGAGCAGATCGCCGCTGACCTCGAGCGTCAGCGCGCCGAGCTGGCCGCCACCATCGACGAGCTCTACAAGCGCGTGCAGCCCGCGGCACTCGCCCAGGAAGCGAAGGACGAGGCCACCGCCCGCTTCGCGGCCATCAAGGAGTCCGCGTCGCTGGCCCTGCAGGACGCGGCCGGCGGCAACACGGACGCCCTGAAGAAGGTCGGCATCGTGGCCCTGTCCACGGTCGGCGCCCTCACCGTCATCGTCCTTCTCGCCACGCGCAAGTCCCGCCGCGCGCGCCGCCAGGCCCGCCGCATCGGCCGTGAAGCGGCCGCTCAGACGCTCGCCGCCCTGGCCGCCGCCGACCAGGCCACGGAGGCCTGA
- a CDS encoding DUF3073 domain-containing protein, whose translation MGRGRQKAKQMKVARKLKYFSPDTDLHALQRELADEDSYTANDAVDEPEEDDAIDDDLYSKYADFAEMPAEDDDIDPKQLDESFWTGSSSTK comes from the coding sequence ATGGGGCGCGGCCGTCAAAAGGCTAAGCAGATGAAAGTCGCTCGGAAGCTGAAGTACTTCAGCCCCGACACCGACCTACACGCACTCCAGCGAGAGCTGGCGGATGAGGACTCGTACACGGCGAATGACGCGGTGGACGAGCCCGAAGAGGACGATGCAATCGACGACGACCTCTACTCGAAATACGCCGACTTCGCCGAGATGCCCGCAGAAGACGACGACATCGATCCGAAGCAGCTCGATGAGTCCTTCTGGACGGGCAGTTCCTCCACCAAGTAA